From Theileria orientalis strain Shintoku DNA, chromosome 4, complete genome, the proteins below share one genomic window:
- a CDS encoding uncharacterized protein (HesB/YadR/YfhF family protein), with product MFTRLFRNVVASHLKHCKTNTNCRKYSTDLTHKFIPTKDVNFRRSKRKDIVTLSQKALGRLYEIISNTNKVVYLCLRVKGCNGYVYEMKLVEDSKLKEMDERVYDKDGKLVLAIENKAAFYLLGSSIDYGEDELSEGFTFDNPNVTSKCGCGKSFKF from the exons ATGTTTACTCGACTCTTCCGAAATGTAGTTGCGTCACACCTAAAGCACTGtaaaacaaacacaaactGTAGAAAATACTCAACAGACTTaacacataaatttattccAACCAAGGATGTGAACTTTCGAAGAAGTAAACGGAAGGATATAGTGACTTTATCGCAAAAGGCGCTGGGTCGCCTGTATGAAATAATTTCAAACA CCAATAAGGTGGTATACCTGTGTTTGCGCGTTAAGGGGTGTAACGGCTACGTGTATGAGATGAAATTGGTGGAGGATTCAAAGCTCAAGGAGATGGACGAGCGGGTTTACGACAAGGACGGCAAGTTGGTTCTGGCAATTGAAAACAAGGCGGCCTTCTACCTCCTGGGCAGCAGCATAGACTACGGGGAGGACGAGTTGTCCGAGGGATTTACGTTCGACAACCCGAATGTCACGTCAAAGTGTGGCTGCGGCAAGAGcttcaaattttaa
- a CDS encoding replication factor C, translated as MDDNDTFDILNEIYGDDFSDDFSFDFVNKNQDKKVDSKPESHKKEPTEYTYAHSTSFQKPLEFYPLSPFPSYGYSCLDLLDLARIFNPSGSDYFNIDRTQYHQMCRNDKSKLFKLNEKLENGESFAIKSSTYSTVNPPVYMKYYRSNESESDSAESSSLISEPIDRLFKRIYKMKHDEYEDEDVFTGRIIKKRKKKRREVSESRKENWVTKYKPEYFSDLLTRENANLECLRWLSSWKCSSNYLSKYKEPENKILLIGGPSGVGKTCLVQVLGRHCGYNIVEINSSDDRTKGRVIPIINGVVSAGSVDPKRPNLCLLEDVDTLHGQELSIITHLKQINSKKGPKGNFIKRPIICTCTDVYARNLKELREISKVVMIESCDNVLLKSRLESIMEEEGVFIPEEYLKEIQETYKDDIRSCLTVLEFISNYSGKHGSFSISDLTKDTNEGVEKLLKTVFNNDIASKEKMETLLLSTTSSIGYNYVASVIGENATTLPMKRHDHLWKIAIFEDIIAQSDAVCNTYASNQQSIQLLKVCCSFLNRYVCNRTFISHKLTYPQKTSFFGYNMKYNKSKNIIHTLQKSTTPIIAQGIVSRNFTQETLPFILQFMSNANRALNNQSYPTLLRVIKGTLIVVVIQSLDGCWEGLFPYGSTKLPLSVYPLFHLAQIVVSYGMSIVNVNHHMVFDPPVFELYLKTDDQDYFYRIQDKFSQMLVNFVDFYRTGNKSHFTDDSHFKGASHFKTNKFTNLTEAVKYIYNEGFEVFKKLNETTEKVNKVKYNEVVCKRTHEHVFPVLLSQIIHKDSLELKEYSSKKRIISKTFGNYKYKDQNCSAVRYIINQL; from the exons ATGGATGACAACGACACATTCGATATTTTAAACGAAATATATGGAGACGATTTCTCTGATGACTTTTCATTTGATTTTGTAAACAAGAATCAGGATAAAAAAGTGGATTCTAAACCAGAATCACATAAAAAAGAGCCCACTGAATATACGTATGCACATTCAACATCATTTCAAAAACCACTGGAGTTCTACCCACTGAGCCCATTTCCAAGTTATGGATACAGCTGTTTAGATCTGTTGGACCTGGCGAGAATATTCAACCCGTCAGGGAGTGACTATTTCAACATAGATAGGACACAGTATcatcaaatgtgtagaaatGACAAGTCTAAactgtttaaattaaacgaAAAACTGGAAAATGGAGAGTCGTTTGCAATTAAATCCTCCACATATTCGACGGTTAACCCACCGGTATACATGAAATACTACAGAAGTAATGAATCGGAATCTGATTCAGCAGAATCTAGCTCGTTGATATCGGAACCTATAGACAGGCTATTCAA gagaatatataaaatgaagcATGATGAGTACGAAGATGAGGATGTGTTCACGGGAAGAATAAttaagaagaggaagaagaaacgAAGAGAAGTTTCGGAGTCAAGAAAGGAGAACTGGGTGACCAAGTACAAACCAGAATATTTCTCAGACCTGCTAACGAGAGAAAACGCGAATCTAGAG TGCTTGAGGTGGCTGTCTAGTTGGAAGTGCTCCTCGAATTATTTGAGTAAATACAAGGAGCCAGAAAATAAGATCCTGTTAATAGGAGGTCCGTCAGGAGTGGGAAAAACGTGCCTGGTTCAAGTGCTGGGAAGACACTGCGGATACAACATCGTGGAAATTAACTCAAGCGACGATAGAACGAAGGGAAGAGTGATACCAATAATCAACGGAGTAGTGTCGGCAGGGTCAGTGGACCCGAAAAGACCGAACCTGTGCTTATTAGAAGACGTAGATACACTGCACGGCCAGGAGCTGTCAATAATAACACACCTGAAGCAGataaacagtaaaaagGGGCCAAAGGGGAACTTCATTAAGAG GCCAATAATATGCACGTGCACGGACGTATACGCaaggaacctgaaggagttgaGAGAAATATCGAAGGTAGTGATGATAGAATCGTGTGATAATGTGCTACTGAAGTCGAGGCTGGAGTCAATAATGGAGGAGGAAGGAGTGTTCATACCGgaggagtacctgaaggaaaTACAGGAAACGTACAAGGATGATATAAGATCGTGCCTGACAGTACTAGAATTCATATCCAA TTACTCAGGAAAGCACGGCAGCTTCTCAATATCGGATCTGACGAAGGACACGAACGAGGGGGTCGAAAAGTTACTGAAAACAGTGTTCAACAACGACATTGCAAGTaaggagaagatggaaacgctgctgctgtcaACAACAAGTTCTATCGGGTACAACTACGTGGCATCGGTGATAGGTGAAAATGCAACAACGCTGCCAATGAAAAGACACGACCACCTGTGGAAAATAGCAATCTTTGAAG ACATAATAGCGCAGAGTGACGCAGTGTGTAACACGTACGCAAGTAACCAGCAGTCGATACAGCTGTTAAAAGTGTGTTGTTCATTTCTGAACAGATATGTGTGCAACAGGACGTTCATATCTCACAAGCTCACATACCCACAAAAAACGAGCTTCTTTGGCTAcaatatgaaatataacAAGTCAAAGAAcataatacacacactgcAGAAGAGTACAACGCCAATAATAGCACAAG GAATTGTATCAAGGAATTTTACACAAGAAACTCTGCCATTTATACTCCAGTTCATGTCAAACGCAAACAGAGCATTGAACAATCAATCATATCCAACGTTACTGAGAGTAATAAAGGGTACGTtgatagtagtagtgaTACAGA GCCTAGATGGGTGCTGGGAAGGTTTGTTTCCATATGGCTCAACTAAATTGCCGCTCTCGGTGTATCCGCTGTTTCACCTGGCACAGATAGTAGTGTCATACGGAATGTCAATAGTTAAC GTAAATCATCATATGGTATTTGACCCACCGGTCTTTGAACTGTACCTGAAAACAGACGACCAAGACTACTTTTATAGAATACAAGATAAATTTTCACAGATGCTGGTCAACTTCGTGGACTTTTACAGAACGGGAAACAAGAGTCACTTCACAGACGATAGCCACTTCAAAGGAGCCTCGCactttaaaacaaataagtTTACTAACTTAACGGAGGCAGTGAAGTACATTTACAACGAAGGGTTTGAAGTGTTCAAGAAGCTGAATGAGACGACAGAGAAGGTGAACAAGGTGAAGTACAACGAAGTAGTGTGCAAAAGAACACACGAACACGTGTTCCCAGTGCTACTGTCgcaaataatacacaaGGATTCCCTGGAACTGAAAGAGTACTCGAGCAAGAAGAGGATCATCAGTAAAACGTTTGGAAACTACAAGTACAAAGATCAAAACTGCTCAGCAGTCCGCTACATAATAAATCAACTTTAA
- a CDS encoding uncharacterized protein (phosphatidic acid phosphatase type 2-like family protein), which yields MGILRRECAGQKLFKKSESPDVTVTMDEWTPFTVDENTDVEAEVKQAIKEYIRLDILLFLRLVLTGVYVVAVIFIICFSMYFSDLIYLKTSRVPVPDRFHEILDRFKHPFNKLFCDILMQLFFSAAVIRLAFFATHLYVYHVAIRIVLFIGTGNLIKSIFIIVTTIPACQYNCNPQLHNVTYRTLFLRFFQGITGIVDNCTDLIISGHSLYTIYTCVLLYENTRNVAVRVISVLYAAFVLFLIVASKYHYVVDVIFGLFIAWFMHYFYYSTLDDYGVYLYNKIYHSKSKKFQEMRVRRSHEGLFTKFLANLEMLEERMVLGQKMRTLYLLVNSEKNLIDPMLLRNFKIVVHLFGAYESDDITTLYRGTKKFDLYYWKTLYDIAKKKGNVQTH from the coding sequence ATGGGTATTTTAAGGAGGGAATGTGCTGGCCAGAAGTTGTTTAAGAAGTCCGAGAGTCCGGACGTGACGGTAACGATGGACGAGTGGACTCCATTTACAGTAGACGAAAACACGGACGTCGAGGCAGAAGTTAAGCAGGCGATAAAGGAGTATATCAGACTCGACATTCTGCTCTTCCTGAGACTGGTGCTCACGGGGGTGTACGTGGTGGCCGTAATTTTCATAATCTGCTTCTCAATGTATTTCAGCGACCTGATATACCTGAAAACATCAAGGGTGCCGGTGCCAGACAGATTTCACGAGATCCTGGACCGGTTCAAGCACCCGTTCAACAAGCTGTTTTGCGACATACTAATGCAGTTATTCTTCTCGGCGGCAGTCATCAGGCTGGCGTTCTTCGCAACACACCTGTACGTCTATCACGTAGCAATCAGAATAGTGCTGTTCATAGGGACGGGGAACCTCATCAAGTCAATATTCATAATTGTGACTACGATACCCGCCTGCCAGTACAACTGTAACCCCCAGTTACACAACGTGACGTACAGAACGCTCTTCCTGAGGTTCTTCCAAGGAATCACGGGCATAGTGGACAATTGCACTGATTTAATCATATCAGGGCATTCATTGTAtacaatatacacatgCGTGTTGCTGTATGAAAACACGAGGAACGTGGCCGTAAGAGTGATAAGCGTGCTCTACGCAGCCTTTGTGCTATTTCTGATAGTCGCCTCCAAGTACCACTACGTCGTTGACGTGATATTTGGACTGTTCATAGCATGGTTTATGCACTATTTCTACTACTCGACACTCGACGACTACGGAGTCTACCTGTACAATAAGATTTACCACTCTAAATCCAAGAAGTTCCAGGAGATGAGGGTGAGGAGGTCCCACGAAGGGCTCTTTACCAAATTCCTGGCAAATTTGGAGATGTTAGAGGAGCGCATGGTATTGGGCCAGAAGATGAGGACGTTGTATTTGTTAGTGAACAGCGAGAAGAATCTAATCGATCCAATGTTGCTGCGCAACTTCAAAATCGTTGTGCACTTATTCGGAGCGTACGAATCCGATGATATCACTACCTTATACAGAGGGACAAAAAAATTCGACTTATACTACTGGAAAACCCTTTATGACATAGCCAAGAAAAAGGGAAACGTTCAAACTcactaa